Proteins co-encoded in one Dehalobacter sp. genomic window:
- a CDS encoding DUF5685 family protein, with translation MFGYVVANIEKLTAEEKLHYRSCYCGLCRTLGERHGTLSRITLNYDMTFLVLFLSALYQKDTTIQTGRCIMHPRKPHGYWHNEISDYTADMSIVLTYFKFLDDWKDERKILSLGEAKLFEKKYRQAAIRYPRQCAVISECLSTLSDIEKSGELKPDLPAGCFGRLMGEVFVFQEDDDAQDLRNFGEALGKFIYIMDACLDLKKDIQKECYNPLTALSTDHFPQILNLLMADCMEKYRQLPIKRDQNLIENILYSGVWTRYEAANKKAKGR, from the coding sequence ATGTTCGGTTATGTCGTCGCCAATATTGAGAAGCTAACTGCCGAAGAAAAACTACACTATCGGTCGTGCTACTGCGGTTTATGCCGAACGCTGGGAGAGCGTCACGGCACCCTCAGCCGTATCACCCTAAACTATGACATGACTTTCCTCGTACTGTTTCTTTCAGCGCTTTATCAGAAAGATACCACCATTCAAACTGGGCGGTGCATCATGCATCCCCGCAAACCTCACGGCTATTGGCATAACGAGATCTCAGACTATACCGCCGATATGAGTATTGTCCTGACTTATTTCAAATTTCTCGATGATTGGAAGGACGAACGGAAGATCCTGTCGCTGGGTGAAGCCAAGCTGTTCGAAAAGAAATACAGGCAGGCTGCTATTCGCTATCCCCGGCAATGTGCTGTCATCAGTGAGTGCTTGAGTACCCTTTCCGACATTGAAAAATCAGGGGAACTGAAACCGGATCTTCCTGCAGGTTGCTTCGGCAGGCTCATGGGTGAGGTCTTCGTTTTCCAAGAAGATGACGATGCCCAAGACTTACGTAACTTTGGAGAAGCGCTTGGCAAATTCATTTACATTATGGATGCCTGTCTTGATCTCAAAAAGGACATCCAAAAGGAATGCTATAATCCGCTGACGGCGTTGTCAACAGATCATTTTCCGCAAATATTAAACCTGCTCATGGCCGACTGTATGGAAAAATACCGGCAACTGCCAATCAAACGCGATCAAAACCTTATTGAAAACATTCTCTATTCAGGCGTTTGGACAAGGTATGAAGCAGCGAATAAGAAAGCAAAGGGGAGATAA
- a CDS encoding DnaJ domain-containing protein: protein MISDPYQVLGVPQTAADGEIKKAYRKLAKKYHPDLNPGNAEAAKKMSEINAAYEQIKSGTPYPNTYYNGSNASREYASSAYDSVKHYINLGYFREALNILARMSDRSAEWYYCSAVANAGIGNIIIALNHAETAVRMSPGNPEYQRILNMLQRGGRVYQQQRRGFGMPNDTLDKLCFGLCIADLCCPFC from the coding sequence ATGATATCCGATCCTTATCAAGTACTTGGTGTTCCTCAGACGGCTGCGGATGGTGAAATAAAAAAAGCCTATCGCAAACTGGCCAAAAAATACCACCCTGACCTGAATCCCGGCAATGCGGAAGCGGCTAAGAAAATGAGTGAAATCAATGCCGCTTACGAACAGATCAAAAGCGGAACCCCCTACCCAAACACCTATTACAACGGGAGCAACGCTTCCAGAGAATATGCTTCCTCAGCGTATGATTCGGTAAAACACTATATCAATCTGGGCTATTTTCGCGAGGCACTGAATATTCTGGCCAGGATGAGTGACCGAAGTGCCGAATGGTACTATTGCAGTGCCGTCGCCAATGCCGGTATCGGCAACATCATCATTGCGCTGAACCACGCCGAAACAGCCGTACGCATGAGTCCCGGCAATCCGGAATACCAACGCATCTTAAATATGCTGCAACGCGGCGGACGCGTTTATCAGCAACAAAGACGCGGCTTCGGCATGCCGAATGACACGCTGGACAAACTCTGTTTTGGCTTATGTATCGCGGACCTTTGCTGTCCGTTCTGTTGA
- a CDS encoding DUF2975 domain-containing protein produces the protein MWNPSKSVRLSSICTKIAIVLVICAAFAMPNLIPTYVNYTGKNPEIIHSLLLTVYACVLPGMLSLICLGRLLSNIRREEVFVEKNVKLLRALSWCSFVVSAILFISGFYYILFVIIAVCAAFLGLILRVIKNVFEQAIVIKRENDFTI, from the coding sequence ATGTGGAATCCAAGTAAGTCCGTAAGACTATCTTCCATTTGTACCAAGATCGCCATTGTCCTGGTCATTTGCGCAGCTTTTGCTATGCCGAATTTAATCCCTACATATGTAAACTACACAGGAAAAAATCCTGAAATCATTCATTCCTTGCTCCTAACGGTCTATGCCTGTGTTCTGCCGGGGATGTTATCCTTGATCTGCCTTGGCAGGCTTCTTTCCAACATCAGGCGGGAAGAAGTATTTGTAGAAAAAAATGTCAAGCTCCTGCGGGCGTTGTCATGGTGCAGTTTTGTCGTCTCCGCCATTTTGTTCATCTCAGGATTTTATTATATTCTTTTTGTGATTATAGCCGTTTGTGCCGCTTTTTTAGGGCTGATCCTGAGAGTGATCAAAAATGTTTTTGAACAGGCGATTGTTATTAAAAGAGAAAATGATTTTACGATTTAG
- a CDS encoding helix-turn-helix transcriptional regulator has protein sequence MIVVNLDVMMAKRKISAGELADKIGITPANLSILKNNKAKAIRFSTLEEVCKVLNCQPGDLLEYRKGEQENE, from the coding sequence TTGATTGTCGTTAATCTCGACGTTATGATGGCAAAAAGAAAAATTTCTGCCGGTGAGCTGGCGGATAAAATCGGAATCACTCCGGCTAATCTTTCAATTCTAAAAAACAACAAGGCCAAGGCTATCCGCTTTTCGACCCTGGAAGAAGTTTGCAAGGTTCTGAATTGCCAGCCCGGAGATTTATTAGAGTACCGGAAAGGAGAACAGGAAAATGAATAA
- a CDS encoding DUF4173 domain-containing protein yields MNNREMNNSTDTATYTRSDIVFALAMLVCGFLYWNLIPAAGLGAGVTLFAAVFCLCTVLYLKSGEFRQTGTSLLCFIIIVMSALVFLLFDNILIKGLNFIFLTAAVIYWISLSTGRNLEKRISVYILGDFFNQVLVIPFCNLACCFGAVKGLFGRNQKGKSLLAGAVGILVMIPILAAVINLLTRADAVFAGVIANLQFSVSMNIIVQILMGIPVACYLYGLIYGDRHGRNTGYVTVETVDKTAAAFRFSPGVTVYTALTALNLVFMVFFLSQVTYLFSAFNDRLPELMTHAEYARRGFFELCAVAGINMVVITVAHLIVKRDKVKILQIETAILCLFTLMLIITAISKMVMYINYFGLTPLRVYTTWFMLVLLFLFAVIAVRQFKKFNAARIMLVGFVVLFMVLSYGNIDGRIAAYNIDRYSNGTLENLDVQALSSLSEAAVPYIYTLYQETTDQSLKADLKAAIDQSAGSALGASRQETFRDFNFQRHMAESIRKML; encoded by the coding sequence ATGAATAACAGGGAGATGAATAACAGTACGGATACGGCAACCTATACAAGGAGTGATATTGTTTTCGCATTGGCCATGCTGGTCTGCGGCTTCTTATATTGGAACTTGATCCCGGCTGCCGGGCTTGGCGCAGGGGTTACCTTATTTGCAGCGGTATTCTGTCTGTGTACCGTCCTATATCTGAAATCAGGTGAGTTCCGTCAAACAGGAACGAGCTTGTTATGCTTCATCATTATTGTCATGTCGGCCCTGGTTTTCTTGCTTTTTGACAATATCCTGATCAAAGGACTGAATTTTATCTTTCTTACAGCCGCTGTCATCTATTGGATCAGCCTGTCTACGGGCAGAAACCTGGAGAAAAGGATTTCCGTTTATATCCTGGGCGATTTTTTTAATCAAGTTTTGGTCATCCCATTTTGCAATTTGGCCTGCTGCTTTGGTGCGGTCAAGGGACTGTTTGGCAGAAATCAAAAGGGAAAATCTCTTCTGGCCGGCGCGGTTGGTATTCTTGTGATGATTCCGATTCTGGCCGCAGTCATCAACCTATTGACACGAGCTGATGCTGTTTTCGCAGGGGTGATCGCCAATCTGCAGTTTTCGGTATCGATGAATATTATTGTCCAGATATTGATGGGAATTCCCGTCGCTTGTTATCTGTACGGCTTGATTTACGGCGACCGGCATGGGAGGAATACGGGATATGTCACCGTCGAGACTGTTGACAAAACGGCCGCCGCTTTCCGTTTTTCCCCGGGAGTGACCGTATACACCGCCTTGACAGCATTGAATCTTGTCTTTATGGTCTTTTTTCTTTCTCAGGTCACCTATCTTTTCTCGGCATTCAATGACCGTCTCCCGGAACTCATGACGCATGCGGAGTATGCCCGTAGAGGCTTTTTTGAACTTTGTGCGGTAGCCGGAATCAATATGGTCGTGATTACGGTGGCCCATCTTATTGTGAAAAGGGACAAGGTCAAGATCCTGCAAATAGAAACAGCCATTTTATGTCTTTTTACCTTGATGTTGATCATCACGGCCATCAGCAAGATGGTGATGTACATTAATTATTTTGGTTTGACCCCGCTGCGTGTCTATACGACCTGGTTTATGCTTGTGCTGCTCTTTCTATTCGCGGTGATCGCTGTCAGACAGTTTAAAAAATTTAACGCAGCCAGGATCATGCTGGTCGGATTTGTAGTGCTTTTCATGGTCCTGAGCTACGGAAACATCGACGGACGAATAGCTGCCTATAATATTGACAGGTACAGTAACGGAACACTGGAGAATCTCGATGTGCAGGCTTTGTCCAGCCTGTCTGAGGCAGCAGTCCCGTATATCTACACCTTATACCAGGAAACAACGGATCAGAGCCTGAAGGCGGATCTTAAAGCAGCCATTGATCAATCAGCTGGATCTGCGCTCGGAGCGTCGCGTCAAGAGACATTCCGGGATTTCAATTTTCAGCGGCATATGGCGGAAAGCATCAGAAAGATGCTCTGA
- a CDS encoding ABC transporter permease yields the protein MLAKSLEGSGVFSYLLMILIFTSSAFAPTETMPAALRHFAEVQPMTPIIDSVRSLLMTGTVSNAFTIKRGCRSYQSIFLMLSAICR from the coding sequence CTGCTTGCGAAAAGCCTTGAGGGGTCAGGCGTGTTCAGCTATCTTTTGATGATATTGATATTTACAAGCTCCGCATTTGCGCCGACCGAAACCATGCCGGCCGCACTGCGCCATTTTGCGGAGGTTCAACCCATGACGCCGATCATTGATAGTGTCCGCTCCTTATTGATGACTGGGACTGTAAGTAATGCCTTCACAATCAAAAGAGGCTGTCGGAGCTATCAGAGCATCTTTCTGATGCTTTCCGCCATATGCCGCTGA
- a CDS encoding metallophosphoesterase family protein: protein MNAVDRISKAFQSAEEIPIDDSSKMILMSDVHRGDGSWADDFSGNENLYFAALTHYYKEQYTYIELGDGDELWKYKNMSDIVPVHKDTLSLLQKFYNEGRVYFIYGNHDMVKNNDHFVRKCFNRYYDAEEKRHVPLFENVKFREGLVLRYKDSERKILLIHGHQGSMLDYTFWGLRRFLVRYVWKKLELFGFKDPTSTAKNYHKKDSIEQNLTEWVNQEKHMLIAGHTHRPMFPDAGKPLYFNDGSCVHPRSITGIEIAEGNITLVKWHVKTKDDGTLYIGREVLAGPRGLKEYL from the coding sequence ATGAACGCTGTGGATCGTATATCCAAAGCTTTTCAATCTGCTGAAGAAATCCCTATTGACGATTCCTCAAAGATGATCTTAATGAGCGATGTCCATAGGGGTGACGGCAGCTGGGCTGATGATTTTTCCGGGAATGAGAATCTGTATTTTGCAGCGTTAACGCATTATTATAAGGAACAGTACACGTATATCGAGCTTGGTGACGGTGACGAACTGTGGAAGTATAAAAACATGTCGGACATCGTGCCTGTTCATAAGGACACACTTTCACTCCTGCAAAAATTTTATAATGAAGGCCGCGTTTATTTCATTTACGGAAACCATGACATGGTGAAAAACAACGATCATTTTGTACGGAAATGCTTTAACCGGTACTATGATGCCGAGGAGAAGCGTCACGTTCCTTTATTTGAGAATGTTAAATTTCGCGAAGGGCTCGTTTTACGGTATAAGGATTCAGAGCGGAAAATTCTTTTGATCCACGGGCACCAAGGCAGTATGTTGGATTATACGTTTTGGGGGTTACGAAGATTTTTGGTCAGATATGTATGGAAGAAACTTGAGTTGTTCGGTTTTAAAGACCCCACCAGTACAGCTAAAAATTATCATAAGAAAGATTCTATAGAACAAAACCTTACTGAATGGGTCAACCAGGAAAAGCACATGCTGATTGCCGGTCACACCCATAGGCCCATGTTCCCTGATGCGGGGAAACCGCTTTATTTTAATGACGGCAGTTGTGTTCATCCCCGTTCGATCACGGGGATAGAGATCGCGGAAGGCAATATTACACTGGTTAAATGGCATGTCAAAACCAAGGATGACGGTACCTTGTATATAGGCCGGGAAGTTCTCGCAGGACCCAGAGGCTTAAAGGAATACCTTTAA
- a CDS encoding alpha/beta-type small acid-soluble spore protein, producing the protein MAKYRLPVDKSQAASVMGVSLGPDTSARQNGSVGGYMVKKTFESLGMR; encoded by the coding sequence ATGGCAAAATATAGACTTCCCGTAGACAAGAGTCAGGCAGCTAGTGTAATGGGTGTAAGCTTAGGCCCTGATACATCCGCTAGACAGAATGGTTCCGTAGGTGGATACATGGTGAAGAAGACTTTTGAAAGCCTTGGTATGCGTTAA
- a CDS encoding DUF4412 domain-containing protein, which translates to MKITDKKLLTITVLLLISTLILSACSFKNNSSAPSAAISSAGTDDTSDQEVVSNLIMKGTGLREISYHLVTTNAGVSSESSVWFQDTKMKTDTITDGQRTISIFDLEKGEIVSYRPGQNVAAKINITEYKGNDNITPMDYLAALDTDENADVSYQIIGTQTLNGLECKILSVTSAQGNYKDWLSTKYGIVIKFELVQDGQTNTSEYTDINVGAGSIPEGTFDLPKEILIQ; encoded by the coding sequence ATGAAAATTACTGACAAGAAGCTTCTTACGATTACCGTCCTATTGCTCATAAGTACCTTGATCCTTTCCGCTTGCAGCTTTAAAAACAATTCTTCTGCTCCTTCGGCTGCAATCTCCTCCGCTGGAACCGATGACACCAGTGATCAGGAAGTGGTTTCAAACTTAATTATGAAAGGTACAGGTCTCAGAGAGATTTCTTATCATCTTGTAACAACGAATGCGGGAGTATCTTCCGAAAGCAGCGTTTGGTTCCAAGATACCAAAATGAAAACGGATACGATTACGGATGGGCAAAGAACGATCTCCATCTTCGATTTAGAAAAGGGAGAAATCGTTTCCTACCGGCCAGGACAAAATGTGGCTGCTAAGATAAATATTACCGAATATAAAGGGAATGACAATATTACCCCCATGGACTATTTAGCGGCATTAGATACAGATGAAAACGCTGATGTAAGTTACCAAATCATCGGGACACAAACGCTTAACGGATTGGAATGCAAAATACTTTCTGTAACCAGCGCCCAAGGGAATTATAAAGATTGGTTAAGTACAAAATACGGAATCGTCATTAAGTTTGAACTGGTTCAGGATGGGCAGACCAACACCTCAGAATATACAGACATTAACGTCGGTGCAGGTTCTATCCCCGAAGGTACATTCGACTTACCGAAAGAGATTCTTATTCAATAA
- a CDS encoding DUF1232 domain-containing protein: MSDQMRNDHENDHDDFYQSLRKKIKDYFTSEEGKTNKYAEYILIAPDLFHLLCKLTVDKEVNVDDKAKLAIAIAYFVSPIDLIPELFVGPVGFVDDISVAAYVLNTIINNTNPEVVRRHWAGEGDILIKVQEIIKVADHMVGTGLWKKIKGMFSK, encoded by the coding sequence ATGAGTGACCAAATGAGGAACGACCATGAGAACGACCATGATGATTTTTATCAATCTCTAAGGAAAAAGATCAAGGACTACTTCACAAGCGAAGAAGGTAAAACGAATAAGTATGCAGAGTATATCCTGATTGCCCCCGACTTATTTCATCTTCTGTGCAAATTGACTGTAGACAAGGAAGTCAACGTAGACGATAAAGCAAAACTGGCGATTGCGATTGCTTATTTTGTTTCACCGATTGATTTAATCCCTGAGCTCTTTGTAGGCCCGGTAGGATTTGTTGACGATATATCCGTGGCTGCTTATGTCCTGAACACCATTATTAATAACACGAACCCGGAAGTTGTCCGCAGGCACTGGGCCGGCGAGGGCGATATCCTGATTAAAGTCCAGGAAATCATAAAAGTTGCCGATCATATGGTTGGCACCGGACTGTGGAAGAAAATTAAAGGGATGTTTAGTAAATAA
- a CDS encoding aldo/keto reductase, translating to MQYTILGKTGLQVSRLGLGCMRFPKSEKEAIEMVRYAVDHGVNYLDTAYMYPNSEIITGKALQGGYRNKALIATKSPIWKIGSHKDFEKYLDEELERLGTDHIDMYLLHNMNHDNWEKVNHFDGLTFLDKMIQKGKILHKSFSFHGTLPAFKQIVDTFDWEMAQIQLNILDENQQAGIEGLRYAAGKGLAVVIMEPLRGGYMLANVPEAVVDLVHQYPEKRSLVAWCFRWLYNMPEVSVILSGASTLEQLKDNLRIFDESAVNVMSEADQNLIKKIREAFESNNSIGCTSCRYCMPCPQGVSIPEIFRLYNSHQLMKTHWVDKGMYRENLLPSGSGADQCISCGSCEEHCPQALNIPVLLKKVHAEFTAKTTGGWS from the coding sequence ATGCAATATACGATACTAGGAAAAACAGGACTCCAAGTTTCAAGGCTGGGGCTTGGCTGTATGCGGTTCCCGAAAAGTGAAAAAGAAGCGATAGAAATGGTGCGGTATGCGGTGGATCACGGAGTCAATTACCTGGACACCGCTTACATGTATCCAAACAGTGAAATAATTACCGGGAAAGCGCTTCAAGGGGGCTATCGGAATAAGGCGTTGATCGCCACCAAAAGCCCTATATGGAAAATCGGCAGTCACAAAGACTTTGAGAAATACTTGGATGAAGAGCTGGAACGCTTGGGAACCGATCATATCGACATGTATCTTCTTCACAACATGAATCATGACAATTGGGAGAAAGTCAATCATTTTGATGGCCTTACTTTTCTTGATAAAATGATCCAAAAGGGTAAAATACTGCACAAGAGTTTTTCTTTTCATGGGACACTGCCGGCATTCAAACAGATTGTGGATACCTTTGACTGGGAAATGGCGCAAATTCAGCTGAATATTCTGGATGAAAATCAGCAGGCCGGGATCGAGGGGTTGAGATATGCGGCAGGCAAGGGCCTGGCGGTCGTTATCATGGAACCGCTAAGGGGCGGCTACATGCTGGCGAACGTTCCTGAAGCAGTCGTTGATTTGGTTCATCAATATCCGGAAAAGAGATCCTTGGTCGCGTGGTGTTTCCGCTGGCTTTATAATATGCCTGAGGTTTCCGTAATTCTTAGTGGGGCCAGCACGCTGGAGCAGTTGAAGGATAATTTGCGGATCTTTGATGAATCTGCAGTCAACGTAATGTCCGAGGCTGACCAAAACCTGATCAAAAAAATCCGGGAAGCTTTCGAGTCCAATAACAGCATCGGCTGTACAAGCTGCCGCTATTGTATGCCCTGTCCCCAAGGCGTAAGCATTCCTGAAATATTCAGACTCTACAACAGCCACCAGCTTATGAAAACGCATTGGGTGGACAAAGGGATGTACAGGGAAAACTTGCTCCCCTCCGGTTCCGGTGCTGATCAGTGTATCTCTTGCGGAAGCTGTGAGGAACATTGTCCGCAGGCGCTGAATATCCCGGTCTTGCTGAAGAAAGTACATGCGGAATTTACGGCGAAGACGACAGGTGGTTGGAGCTGA
- a CDS encoding EAL domain-containing protein encodes MESSHFFSVLFFFSCVMSSFLGAYTLYLDPKAGLNKAFFALCISLSLWAFGFSICVSAQTQELSLIWRRISVVGWGSFFSILLHFSIILTEKKNLLNKWWLYLLLYFPSVLTMYIYGLSGSAESKYKLIHTANGWINVPNSGFNSFFNYYYIIFCIVSAGMIWLWGRKASSWNSKKKARLILSWIIATLIFASFTDIVASTFWKMPLPQLAPFIISMSLIVIYYAIKKYGLMKPEKIITDEETILNESTRGNIISYMAYAMFACGFINFVSFFLFDMTNDLTPVILTSIAVLFLGLIILFVKWMPIAEDKKDITYFVASVLSIPIFTLRFIESGSITVWAFPIIFVIIALVFNQRIILASLAISIISTQILGWFIAPKVNVEINAQDYLARILFFLVVLGLALYVNKLYIRRLKENAEQMKLQKLISKISSDFITANQMNLEQKISQALEECGRFFEMDRAWIYLLDRELHRVTLPFAWYRHDRVIREAIECPGAEDSILMNQISEGKMIHTKSVICLPIAGNGQILGSFGIDSRRTPKKWREDQIDLLKVIANILGDALTKVQAEKEIKQLAYYDHLTKLPNRVLFQDRVTQAIHQAGRIQKMLAVIFLDLDSFKTVNDTLGHEGGDELITKVGQKLLECTRKTDTVSRFGGDEFLILLNNISDYQDVMIIADKIMGLFKEPAVLRGKEFFVTASAGIALYPIDGQDTETLIINSDIAMYQAKEKGKNQYALCSSEMKEDIRNKMILKNSLFRALEREELLVYYQPQVHLPEAKIIGMEALLRWKHPELGMVSPAVFIPIAEQSGIINTIGEWVLKTACRQNKIWQEKGYPPVRMSVNISVNQLRDPNIVEQIANVLQETGLQPKYLELEITEGSAINETNIVQVLNDFKKLGITISIDDFGTEYSSLNRLKNLPIDRLKMDMHFVHGIEKDEKDRAITKVIINLAKNLDLEVIAEGVETEKQVQFLSRNMCNEVQGYYFYRPMPAEEIEGLLRKPCANIL; translated from the coding sequence ATGGAATCATCACATTTCTTTTCAGTTTTATTTTTCTTTTCTTGTGTAATGAGCAGCTTTCTTGGGGCCTATACACTTTATCTTGACCCGAAAGCCGGATTGAACAAAGCTTTTTTTGCGCTGTGCATTTCCTTGAGTCTATGGGCTTTCGGGTTTTCCATTTGCGTTTCTGCCCAGACTCAAGAACTTAGCTTAATCTGGCGCAGGATCTCAGTCGTTGGTTGGGGTTCGTTTTTCAGCATCCTGCTTCATTTCAGTATCATTCTAACCGAGAAAAAAAATTTGCTAAACAAATGGTGGCTGTACCTTCTGCTTTATTTCCCCTCGGTCCTGACAATGTATATTTATGGGCTCTCCGGTTCCGCGGAATCGAAGTATAAATTAATCCATACAGCCAATGGCTGGATTAATGTTCCGAATAGCGGCTTTAATTCTTTTTTCAATTATTATTATATTATTTTCTGCATCGTTTCCGCAGGAATGATCTGGTTATGGGGGAGAAAAGCTTCTTCCTGGAATAGTAAGAAAAAGGCAAGGCTCATTCTATCTTGGATTATTGCGACTTTAATCTTTGCATCCTTTACGGATATTGTCGCCAGTACTTTTTGGAAAATGCCGCTTCCCCAATTGGCTCCTTTTATTATCTCGATGTCGCTCATCGTCATTTACTACGCAATTAAAAAATATGGACTGATGAAGCCGGAAAAGATCATCACTGATGAAGAAACCATCTTAAATGAATCCACCCGCGGCAATATTATCAGCTATATGGCCTATGCTATGTTTGCCTGCGGCTTTATTAATTTTGTTTCGTTTTTTCTTTTTGACATGACGAACGATTTGACGCCCGTCATATTGACAAGTATCGCTGTCCTTTTTTTAGGACTTATCATTTTGTTCGTGAAGTGGATGCCTATAGCGGAAGATAAAAAAGATATTACTTATTTTGTGGCGAGTGTTCTCTCCATTCCAATTTTCACTTTAAGGTTTATTGAATCCGGAAGTATTACGGTTTGGGCGTTTCCAATTATTTTTGTAATTATTGCCCTGGTGTTCAATCAACGCATTATCTTAGCTTCATTGGCAATTTCCATCATATCTACCCAGATTCTGGGCTGGTTCATAGCGCCAAAGGTTAACGTTGAGATCAATGCTCAAGACTATTTGGCAAGAATCTTGTTTTTCCTTGTCGTTCTTGGGTTGGCTCTCTATGTCAACAAACTGTACATTCGCAGACTGAAAGAAAACGCTGAGCAGATGAAGCTGCAGAAATTAATCTCGAAGATTTCTTCGGATTTCATTACAGCAAATCAAATGAATTTAGAGCAGAAAATCAGTCAGGCGCTTGAGGAATGCGGACGGTTTTTTGAGATGGACAGGGCATGGATTTATTTACTGGACCGGGAGCTACATCGCGTTACCCTTCCGTTTGCTTGGTACCGGCATGATCGTGTTATCAGAGAAGCGATAGAATGCCCGGGAGCGGAAGACTCGATCCTCATGAATCAGATATCAGAGGGCAAAATGATTCATACAAAATCAGTCATTTGCCTGCCCATTGCTGGAAACGGTCAGATATTAGGCTCATTCGGGATTGACTCCCGCAGAACCCCTAAAAAATGGCGTGAAGACCAGATTGATTTACTCAAGGTCATTGCAAATATTTTGGGAGACGCTCTGACGAAAGTCCAGGCGGAAAAAGAAATTAAACAACTAGCCTACTATGATCATTTGACAAAGCTACCCAACCGGGTGTTGTTCCAGGACAGGGTCACGCAAGCGATCCACCAAGCCGGCCGGATTCAAAAGATGCTCGCGGTGATTTTCCTGGATCTTGATTCTTTCAAAACGGTTAATGATACTTTGGGCCATGAAGGCGGGGACGAACTGATCACTAAAGTCGGGCAGAAATTATTGGAATGCACCCGCAAAACCGACACGGTATCCCGTTTTGGCGGCGATGAATTTCTGATTTTGCTGAATAATATTTCCGACTATCAAGATGTTATGATCATTGCCGATAAAATCATGGGTTTATTCAAAGAACCGGCGGTATTAAGAGGTAAGGAATTCTTTGTTACAGCAAGTGCAGGGATTGCGCTATATCCTATCGATGGACAAGATACGGAAACGTTGATTATAAACTCAGATATTGCGATGTATCAGGCCAAAGAAAAAGGGAAAAACCAGTATGCCCTCTGTTCTTCCGAGATGAAAGAGGACATTCGGAATAAAATGATACTGAAAAACAGTCTGTTCCGAGCTTTAGAACGCGAAGAATTGCTGGTGTATTACCAGCCTCAGGTCCATCTTCCGGAAGCAAAAATCATCGGAATGGAAGCTTTGTTAAGATGGAAGCATCCGGAGTTGGGAATGGTATCCCCGGCAGTATTTATCCCGATTGCCGAGCAAAGCGGGATCATTAACACGATCGGAGAATGGGTACTTAAAACAGCTTGCCGGCAAAATAAGATCTGGCAGGAAAAAGGTTATCCTCCGGTGCGGATGTCTGTTAATATTTCGGTAAATCAACTTCGTGACCCGAATATTGTTGAGCAGATCGCAAATGTCCTTCAAGAAACCGGACTTCAACCCAAGTATCTGGAATTGGAAATTACAGAAGGTTCTGCGATAAATGAAACAAATATTGTTCAGGTTTTAAACGATTTTAAGAAATTAGGGATTACCATCTCTATCGATGACTTTGGCACAGAATACTCCTCTTTAAACAGGCTAAAGAATTTGCCGATCGATCGTTTGAAGATGGATATGCATTTTGTTCATGGTATTGAAAAAGATGAAAAAGACAGAGCAATCACCAAAGTCATCATAAATCTTGCTAAAAATCTAGACCTGGAGGTTATTGCCGAAGGGGTGGAAACCGAGAAACAAGTACAATTCTTAAGCCGGAACATGTGCAACGAGGTTCAGGGTTATTATTTCTACCGACCAATGCCTGCTGAGGAAATCGAAGGATTATTAAGAAAACCATGCGCCAATATCCTATAG